Below is a window of Saccharomonospora viridis DSM 43017 DNA.
TGTTGCAGGCGGCGTGCGATGCGGAGGTCGGCAAGTTCGTCCACGTGTCCACCGACGAGGTGTACGGCTCCATCGACGAGGGTTCGTGGCCGGAGGACCATCCGTTGGAACCGAACTCGCCGTATTCGGCCTCCAAGGCGTCCTCCGATCTGATCGCGCGGTCGTTCCACCGCACCTACGGACTGCCGGTGTGTATCACCCGGTGTTCGAACAACTACGGTCCGTATCAGTTCCCGGAGAAGGTCATCCCGCTGTTCATCACCAATCTCCTTGACGGCAAACGGGTTCCGTTGTACGGCGACGGCCTCAACGTCCGGGACTGGTTGCACGTGGACGACCACTGCCGCGGCGTCCAGCTCGTGGCCGACCGCGGCCGTCCGGGCGAGATCTACAACATCGGCGGTGGAACCGAACTGACCAACCGTGACCTGACGAAACGTCTGCTCGACGCCGTGGGCGCCGACTGGGAGATGGTGGAACAGGTCGAGGACCGTAAGGGCCACGACCGACGCTATTCGGTGGACATCACCAAGATCAGTACGGAACTCGGATACCGGCCGGAGGTGGACTTCGAAACCGGTCTCGCGGAGACTGTGCGCTGGTACACGGAGAACCGGCAGTGGTGGGAGCCGTTGAAGGAGCGCGCCGCCCTGACCGCGCGCTGAAGCCGCCGCTGTTCGGGCACCGGGACCGAATCCGGGACCACATGCGAGGGCAAGGCGGGTGGCGATGAGTCGATCGGATGACACGGAAGGCGCGGGGATCGCGGTTCTGGTGCCGGGAGGCCGGGGACAGCTCGGCCGGGATCTGGTCGCCGCGGCGGCCGCCCTCGGCGACCGGATCGACGTGATCGCACCCGGTTCGGCGGAGCTGGACGTCACCGAACCCGGAGCCGTGGTGGAGGCGGTGACCGATCTCGCCACGGGAGCGGCTCAGTCGGGCCGACGGGCCGTGGTGATCAACGCTGCCGCCTACACCGCTGTCGACGCGGCGGAGGAGGACGAGGGTACGGCGTTCTCGGTGAACGCCGACGGGCCGAGGATGTTGGCGGCCGTGTGCTCCTCCCGCGGGGTGCCCCTGGTGCACGTGTCCACCGACTACGTGTTCAGCGGAACCGCCGACCGTCCTTACGAGCCCGAGGACGCATTGGGGCCGCGCAGCGCGTACGGTCGCACCAAGGCCGCGGGGGAGAACGCCGTCCTCGGTTCCGGTGCGCGGGCGTGGGTGGTACGCACGGCGTGGCTTTACGGTGCGGGCGGGAACAATTTCGTGCGGACCATGATGGAATTGGAGTCCCGTCGCGACACTGTGTCCGTTGTGGACGACCAATGTGGTTCTCCGACGTCGTCGGCCGATCTCGCGCGGGGACTGCTGGAGCTGGCCGACCGCATCACCTCAGGGCGAGGCCCCCGACGTAAGGTCCTGCACTGTACGAACTCCGGGCAGACCACGTGGTTCGGGCTGGCGCGGGCCGTGTTCGAGGAACTCGGGGCCGATCCGGGCCGGGTACGTCCGTGTTCGACGGAGGACTTCCCCCGTCCCGCACCGCGTCCGCCCTACTCCGTGCTGTCCAACGCGGCGTGGCTCGAATCCGGGCTGACTCCGCTGAGGCCGTGGCGGGAGGCTCTCACGGCGTTCTTCGCAGAGCTGCGGTCCCGAAGGACCGCTTAAGAGGACACGGCGCGGCGATAGGCCGCCAACGTGGCCTCGGCGCACCGACGCCAGGTGAAACTGGCCGCGTGCGCCCTGCGGGTGGCGGAGGTGGACGCGGCGGAGGGTTCGTCCACGGCCTGGCGGAGTGCCTCGGCGAGCCCGTCCACGTCCCCGTACTGCACCAGTCGTGCCAGGCCGCCGGACACCTCCCGCAGCGACGGCACATCGGTGCACACCACGGGCACGTCGCATGCCATGGCCTCGAGGATGGGCAGTCCGAATCCCTCGTCTCGGGAAGGGAGCACCAACGCCGACGCGCCGGCCACGACCCGCTGGAGGTCTACATCGGACAGATAGCCGATGTGTCTTGTGCGCTCGGTGACGGGGAAGTTCCCCGGCCCCGCGAACACCAACGGCGGCAGACTCGAGTCGGTCGCATGCGCCCGAAGCAGCCAGTCGAGTCCCTTGCGCGGTCCCGGAGCCCCCGCGAACAACAGGTACTCGTCGGGCAGGCCGAGGCGGAGACGTCGCTCCTCCCCGGGAGGCCGCCCGGTGAACCAGCCCGCGTCCACCCCCAGCGGTGTCACCTCGATCTTGTCACGGTCCACGTCGAGCCGTTCGGCGACGGAATCGGCGACCGCGGCCGTCGGGGTGCAGATCACGTCGGCTCCGGCCGCGCCGCGTCGCACCAGCTCGGGCAGGTTGTGATCACTGGGCGCCAGTTCCTCCGGCGCGTCGAGGAACGCCAGGTCGTGGATGGTCAGTACGCGTGCGGCCCGCAAGGTGGGGGGCAGCACGAAGTTCGTGCCGTGCACGACGTCGGCACGACCGGCGAACGTCTCCACCGGGGGGAAGTTGGACCGCAGCCAGGACGCGCGCAGCAGTCGCGCGGCCACGGGCATCCCCCTTGCACGTACCCCGTGTGGGAGCACGGAACGGAGCCCACGCCAGCCACGGAGCGTGAACCCTACGGCGCGGGTATCCACCCCGGACAGCGAGGCGAGTTCCTCCGACAACGAGGCCGTGTAACGGCCGATACCCGTGCGGTGTCCCAGCAGCGGGGTACCGTCCAGCAGTACTCGTAACTCTCGCTTAGCCACGGCGCAGTCCTCGGCGGGCGAGCTTGAGAACCCGCCCCTTGACCCTGCGGGCGAGTTCTGAGGGACCTCCTTCGGCAAGATAGGACCTCACGAGCGCGAGGTCACGTCGCACCAGCTCGGCCGCGCTCTTCGGCGGCGAGGGGGCGAGGTGGTCACCGCCCGGCAGACGGTCGGCGGCCGGGCGTGGATCGCGGCAGAACTCCACCAGTGGGCGCAACACGTTCGGCCACGTGAACCGCTCGGCCACGGCGACCATGCGCTCGCGACAGCCCTGCGCGAACTCGGTGTCGTACAGACACCGCTTCAGGGCCTTGGCCAGTTCCTCCGGGTCCTCCGCGGGCACCACCACGCCGAGTCGTTCGTCCCGGACCAGGTCGGCGAAAGCGTCGCCGTCGGTGGTGACGATCGGCAGGCCCGCCCACAGGTAGTCGAGGACCCTGGTGCGGAAGGCGAACATGGTCTCCACGTGCTCGAAATGGGTGGTGACCCCGCAGTCGGCGTCGAGCAGCCAGTTCTGCCGCTCGTCGTAGGGCACCCACCCCTCGTTGAAGAACACGTGTTTGCCGGTCAGCCCCAGCTTGTCGGCGAGGCGTTGCGTGCGCCCGGCGATGTCCATCTCGCCGACCTCGGGGTTCGGGTGTTTCATGCCGAGGAACACCAACCGCACGTCGGGGCACTCGGTGCTCAGCAGGTCGACGGCACGGATGAGCGTGAGCGGGTCGAACCAGTTGTAGACCCCACCGGCCCACAACACCACGCGATCGTCGGCGGCGATCCCGAGCTTGGCGCGCAGCCCGGGACCGGTGCGGCGCGGAGGCTCGGGTGACAGCCCGAACGGCACCACGGCCAGCAGCGACCGGGTCGTCGGGTCGGCGTCGTACAGCCGGGGGGACAGGCGGCCCAGCGCCGTGAGGTGGCCGAGCCACAGGTGCCGCTGTCGCTCCGAGGCGCACAGGAAGAAGTCGCCGCGCTCCAGCTGGGCGTCGAGGACCTTGGTGACGCCGGCGAGGTCCGCCTCGCGGATGTCGTCGGGTGCGTCGCGGCCCTGTTCCAGCAGTTCCAGGTGCATGGGGTCGTACACGTCGCAGACGACGATCTTGTGTGCGTACTCGTGCTTGAGCGAGGGGGCCAGTTCCAGGATGTGCCCCTGGAGAATCACGATATCCGCCCAGGCGACGTGATGGTCCAGTTCGTGTCTGCTCGCGGCCACCACCGGGAACGGTGCCGGCGGGGGATCGGCGACCGGGTTGACGGTCACCAGCCGCACGTCGTGTTCGCGAGACAGCACGTCGGCGATGTTCCACGCGCGGATGGCGGGCCCGGCCATCCGGCTGGTGAGCGTGTCCCCGGTGATGACACAGATCGAACGACGGCTGCCGAAGGCGTCCTCGATGCCGAAGACCTCGGTCAGGATGTCGTGGGCGGCGAGGTACCGCGGCAGGGGGTAGGCGGGTTCCAACGCCTTGCGCAGCAGCGGGAGCAGGTCCGCGTCGGTGCGGACGCGTTTGGCCTGTTCCTCCGCCCGTGCCTCGGCCAAGGCCGGCAGCCGCTCCACGAACGCGTCGATCGCCAACACGCCCGCCAGCGCGCTCCGGGACACCGGTACGGGCGTGGTCTCGGGCGGACCGACGCCGGACGCCAGGTCGAGCAGGGCGGGGTCGAGTTCACCCCGGGCGGTGGCGCGGCGCACGGTCAACGCCAACGCGGCGGGCAACACCTTCGCCAGCGTGTCGTCGGACAGATTCTTGTAGAGCGCGCACAGGGCGTTGCGCTCCAGCAGGAACGTCTCCCTGCCGCTGTCGGGGGCGTCCACCGCGGACATCGTGCCGTGGTGGCGGTGGTAGGCGATCGACGCGGGTTCGTACCGCACCCGCCAACCTCGCAGGTTGAGTCTCCAGCCGAGGTCGACGTCC
It encodes the following:
- the rfbD gene encoding dTDP-4-dehydrorhamnose reductase codes for the protein MSRSDDTEGAGIAVLVPGGRGQLGRDLVAAAAALGDRIDVIAPGSAELDVTEPGAVVEAVTDLATGAAQSGRRAVVINAAAYTAVDAAEEDEGTAFSVNADGPRMLAAVCSSRGVPLVHVSTDYVFSGTADRPYEPEDALGPRSAYGRTKAAGENAVLGSGARAWVVRTAWLYGAGGNNFVRTMMELESRRDTVSVVDDQCGSPTSSADLARGLLELADRITSGRGPRRKVLHCTNSGQTTWFGLARAVFEELGADPGRVRPCSTEDFPRPAPRPPYSVLSNAAWLESGLTPLRPWREALTAFFAELRSRRTA
- a CDS encoding glycosyltransferase, which codes for MAQGETAQPSVSVVVVNYRGADDTIACLRALSELDYPRLEIICVDNASPGDDADRIRAAVPSATLIAAERNLGFAGGCNLGARHAQGTVLAFLNNDARPHPRWIDAAVTALRADPTVAAVASKVLDLDGEKADFVDGGLTWFGMGYKRHADTPIADLPQAEHDTAKDVLFATGSAMFVRASVFAELGGFDDDFFMFYEDVDLGWRLNLRGWRVRYEPASIAYHRHHGTMSAVDAPDSGRETFLLERNALCALYKNLSDDTLAKVLPAALALTVRRATARGELDPALLDLASGVGPPETTPVPVSRSALAGVLAIDAFVERLPALAEARAEEQAKRVRTDADLLPLLRKALEPAYPLPRYLAAHDILTEVFGIEDAFGSRRSICVITGDTLTSRMAGPAIRAWNIADVLSREHDVRLVTVNPVADPPPAPFPVVAASRHELDHHVAWADIVILQGHILELAPSLKHEYAHKIVVCDVYDPMHLELLEQGRDAPDDIREADLAGVTKVLDAQLERGDFFLCASERQRHLWLGHLTALGRLSPRLYDADPTTRSLLAVVPFGLSPEPPRRTGPGLRAKLGIAADDRVVLWAGGVYNWFDPLTLIRAVDLLSTECPDVRLVFLGMKHPNPEVGEMDIAGRTQRLADKLGLTGKHVFFNEGWVPYDERQNWLLDADCGVTTHFEHVETMFAFRTRVLDYLWAGLPIVTTDGDAFADLVRDERLGVVVPAEDPEELAKALKRCLYDTEFAQGCRERMVAVAERFTWPNVLRPLVEFCRDPRPAADRLPGGDHLAPSPPKSAAELVRRDLALVRSYLAEGGPSELARRVKGRVLKLARRGLRRG
- the rfbB gene encoding dTDP-glucose 4,6-dehydratase, translating into MRVLVTGGAGFIGSHYVRQALSGAYDSLRDAEVIVLDKLTYAGNRSNLDPVADSPRFRFVQGDICDSALVREVMTGVDLVVHFAAESHVDRSIVGSADFVLTNVLGTQTLLQAACDAEVGKFVHVSTDEVYGSIDEGSWPEDHPLEPNSPYSASKASSDLIARSFHRTYGLPVCITRCSNNYGPYQFPEKVIPLFITNLLDGKRVPLYGDGLNVRDWLHVDDHCRGVQLVADRGRPGEIYNIGGGTELTNRDLTKRLLDAVGADWEMVEQVEDRKGHDRRYSVDITKISTELGYRPEVDFETGLAETVRWYTENRQWWEPLKERAALTAR
- a CDS encoding glycosyltransferase family 4 protein; its protein translation is MAKRELRVLLDGTPLLGHRTGIGRYTASLSEELASLSGVDTRAVGFTLRGWRGLRSVLPHGVRARGMPVAARLLRASWLRSNFPPVETFAGRADVVHGTNFVLPPTLRAARVLTIHDLAFLDAPEELAPSDHNLPELVRRGAAGADVICTPTAAVADSVAERLDVDRDKIEVTPLGVDAGWFTGRPPGEERRLRLGLPDEYLLFAGAPGPRKGLDWLLRAHATDSSLPPLVFAGPGNFPVTERTRHIGYLSDVDLQRVVAGASALVLPSRDEGFGLPILEAMACDVPVVCTDVPSLREVSGGLARLVQYGDVDGLAEALRQAVDEPSAASTSATRRAHAASFTWRRCAEATLAAYRRAVSS